A genomic segment from Desulfobulbaceae bacterium encodes:
- the ftsZ gene encoding cell division protein FtsZ, with the protein MTFEFVEVDTRAKIKVIGVGGGGGNAVNTMLESKIAGVEFIAGNTDLQALEVSKADIRIQLGPKKAKGLGAGANPDLGCDSAEESIQEIREALAGADMVFVTAGLGGGTGTGAAPVVARVSRELGALTVGVVTKPFMFEGRARARNAEKGWQKLKEHVDTIITIPNDRLLALTDKNTTFLSGMKMADDVLVQAVKGITDLINLRGYINPDFADVRAIMNEMGPALMGAGEGIGENRATAAVNMAIASPLLQDISIDGARGVLVNISAREDSLTMAEVTEATTRIYEEVHDDANIILGVIFDESLGEAMRVTVIATGIQAAETLDSLSAPRLKAMKPLNENVGSTAKPQPLPLHGEQSEPERQDGIEYGSGQMRRKVLHSNFRHQQNIFDDEDELDRPTFIRRNEN; encoded by the coding sequence ATGACTTTTGAATTTGTTGAAGTTGATACTCGAGCCAAAATAAAGGTAATCGGTGTCGGTGGCGGCGGCGGTAACGCCGTTAATACGATGCTGGAAAGCAAAATAGCTGGGGTTGAGTTTATAGCGGGAAATACCGACCTGCAGGCTTTAGAGGTATCAAAAGCAGATATTCGTATTCAGCTCGGCCCCAAAAAGGCAAAGGGGCTAGGGGCTGGTGCTAATCCAGACCTTGGCTGCGACTCGGCGGAAGAGAGTATCCAGGAAATTCGTGAGGCTTTGGCTGGTGCTGATATGGTTTTTGTCACCGCAGGTCTTGGTGGTGGAACCGGAACAGGTGCGGCACCTGTAGTCGCAAGGGTAAGCCGAGAGCTTGGCGCCCTGACCGTTGGAGTTGTGACCAAACCATTCATGTTTGAAGGAAGGGCTCGCGCTAGAAATGCCGAAAAAGGTTGGCAGAAGCTTAAAGAGCATGTCGATACAATTATTACCATACCCAATGACCGGCTTCTCGCTCTTACCGATAAGAACACCACCTTTCTTAGCGGAATGAAAATGGCAGATGATGTTCTGGTTCAGGCCGTAAAAGGTATAACCGACTTGATTAATTTGCGTGGTTATATCAATCCGGATTTTGCTGATGTGCGTGCAATAATGAACGAGATGGGTCCTGCATTGATGGGTGCTGGCGAGGGCATCGGAGAAAATCGGGCGACGGCAGCGGTTAATATGGCCATTGCCAGTCCATTGTTGCAGGATATCAGTATTGATGGCGCTAGAGGCGTTCTGGTTAATATCTCCGCACGGGAAGACTCTTTGACTATGGCAGAGGTAACTGAAGCGACCACCAGGATTTATGAGGAAGTTCATGATGATGCCAATATTATTCTTGGTGTTATATTTGATGAATCACTCGGTGAGGCGATGAGGGTAACCGTTATTGCTACGGGAATTCAAGCTGCTGAAACCCTCGATTCGTTGTCGGCCCCAAGATTGAAAGCGATGAAACCGCTTAACGAGAATGTCGGCAGTACTGCCAAGCCTCAGCCATTACCACTTCACGGTGAGCAGTCTGAGCCTGAGCGACAGGATGGAATCGAATATGGTTCAGGTCAGATGCGGAGAAAAGTGCTCCATTCAAACTTTAGGCACCAACAGAACATTTTTGATGATGAGGATGAACTGGATCGACCCACATTTATTCGACGCAATGAGAACTAA